In Vicinamibacterales bacterium, the genomic stretch GCTCCCTGTCGCGCCAGTTGAAGACCGTCCGACGGCCGACCCGGACGAGACGTCCACGCCGGCCACCGGCAACGACCCCGCGGCGCCGGCCGGGCCCGGCCCGGCAGCCGCCTCGGCCGACCCCACGTCGGCCGCTCCCGCCGAGCCGCCGCCGTTCACGCCGATCGACTTCTTCGTGTACGACTGGCGTGACGCCGACGTGACGCCGCCGGAGCCAATCCAACAGGCCGTGTCGGGGTGGTGGGGGTCGCGCGGGGCGCCGGAGCCGGGCACACCGCTCGGTGCGCTGGACATGCTGGTGGACGAGCAGGGCAACGTCACAGACGCCAAGATCTACGTCTCGGTCAGCCGCGTGTACGACGCCGTGCTGCTGCAATCGGTCAAGGCCTGGAAGTACCGGCCGGCGCTGCGCGGTGGCCGGCCCGTGAAGTACCGGCGCGTCAGCGACGTCGTCGCGGGCCGCTGAGCCCGATGCCGGTCGCGGCCGGAGTGTTACCGCGGCTGCGCATCGTCGCGACGGACCCGCCCGCCGGTCCCGAAGTTCGTCCCGAGGTCTGCCCGGTTCGTGGCAAGATGAGCGCGAGTCGCCCCCGCGGTAGGAGGCTGTCCGCCTGACGCACGTTTTCATCTGCCGGGAATTCCCACCGGCTGCGTATCCCCCAGGGGGAATCGGTACGTATGTGCAGCATGCGGCGAGGCTCCTGGCGGACGCCGGCGAACGCGTGCACGTCGTCGCCCACCGCTGGGACGGCGCCCCGCGCCGCAGGGACGTGTCCGTCGACGGCCGTCTGATCGTCCACAGGCTCGCCCTCGACGACGCCCCGGCGCCGGCCGAGCTCAGCGGCCCGCACGCGAGCTACGCGCCGCTCGTCGCCGCGGCCTTGCTCGCCTCGCCCTATCCGACCCAGGCCTTCGCCTGGCAGGCCGCGCGCCTGGTCGAGCAGCTCGTCGTCGACGAGCCCATCGACGTGATCGAGGCACAGGAGTGGGAGGCCCCGCTGGCCTACTTCCAACTCCGCCGCGCGGCCGGGCTCGGCCCGTCGGTGCGCCCGCCCTGCGTGGTGCACGTCCATTCGCCGACCGAGCGCATCTTCGCGGCCAACGGCTGGGACACGGCCGTGGCGGACTTCGCTCCCGCGGCGGCGCTGGAGGCCTATTCGATTCAGACGGCCGACGCCGTCCTGTGTCCGAGCCGCTTCATCGCCGACGAGACGATCGCGCGTTACGGTCTCGACCCGGGTCGGGTGACGGTGGTGCCGTATCCGCGTGGCGACACGCCCCTGGTGGAGCGTTCCTCCGAGGTATGGGCCTCGCCGACGGTGTGCCACGTGGGCCGGCTCGAGCCACGCAAGGGCGTCGTCGAGTGGGCCCAGGCCATCGCGGCGGTCGCGCCCGCGCATCCCGCGGCGCGGTTCGATTTCATCGGCGGCGACACGCCGATGGCGGTCACCGGCGGCACGACCGTGGGCGACGTGATGCGCCGTCACCTGCCGCGGGCGGTGCGCCGCCAGGTCCGGTTCCATGGTTCCGTCGACCGCGCGGGCGTGGCCGCACTGCTCGGGCACGCCTCGGCGGCTGTCGTGCCCTCGCGCTGGGAGAACTTCCCGTACAGCTGCATCGAGGCCATGTCCACCGGCCTGCCCGTGCTGGCGTCTCCGCATGGCGGCATGCGCGAACTCGTCGTCGACGGCGAGTCGGGCTGGATCGCGGCCGACGCGACGCCCGAGGCCCTCGCGCGCGCCCTCGCCAGGGTACTCGCCGTGTCTGGCGAGGCGAAGCAGGCCATGGGGCGCTCGGCGGCGGCCACGGTGCGACGGGTGTGCGACAGCGCGTCGGTCGTCGGCCAGCATCTGGCGTGGAAGTCCGGGCTCTCCGCTCGGCCCATTCCCGTCGTGCACGCCTCGCGGCCCTCGAGGCCGGCCGATGACGCGCGGGCGCCTGCCGCCTCGGATCGGGTGGCCTGGCCCGTCATCGCCTGCTCACCGGACGGCGAGAGCGCGGCGCTCGACGCCGCTCGCCACGCGGTGGCCGGCGGGGCGTCCGGCGTGGTGCTGACCGAGGCCGGGGCGACCGTGGACGGTGGTGCACTCGACGGGGTCCTGGCCTGGATGGACCGCGAGCCCGCCCTTGGACTCGTGTCGGGCTGGACTCTCGACGACGGGTCCCCGGCGCGCCTCGTCCTGCCGCCGGTGCTGGCCCGTCCGCTCGTCCTGGAGTCCGGTGCCGCCTCGCCCGCCGTCCTCGTGCGGGCCGAGGTGGTCCGCGCCTGTCCGGCCGCCTCGCGACTCGCGCTCTTCGACGCCGCGGCCGCCAGCGGGTGGAGCAGCGCCCTGTGGCCGGGCGTGCTGGCCAGGGGGACGGGCCTGGGCGGCGTGCGACCGCGCCGCCGCTACTCGTCGATGGCCCTGGCCGTCCAGCGCCTGCACATGCCGGTGCTGCAGTGGCTGCGTGAATGCTCGGCGGAGGACCGGCGCCGGTTCGTCGCCGACGGGCTCAAGCATCCGGGCCGCTCGGTCCGCTGGGTCGCCGATCGGGCCGCGCGCGTGCTCCGTGCGGGCGCGCGGCAGGGACCGGCCGAACCGCCGCCGTCGAGCAGCCGACGTCCGCCTCAGGTATCGTAACCGTTTCACCACGTCCCAATGTCCGCGCCCCGTGTCTCCGTCGTGATCGCCGCGTACAACGCGGGCCAGTTCATCGAGGCGACGTGCCGTTCGGCCATGCGGCAGACGTTTCGGGCCTTGGAGATCGTGGTGGTCGACGACGGGTCCACCGATGACACCGCCGACATCGTGCAGGCGCTGTCGGCGGAGGATCCGCGGGTGCGGCTCCTGCGACAGCCGAACCAGGGGGTGGCCGCCGCCCGCAATCTGGCCATCGCCGAGTCCACCGGCGAGTACGTCGCGCCCCTGGACGCGGACGATCTGTGGGATCCGACCAAGATTCAGCGCCAGGTGGAGGCCCTCGACGCGGCGGCGCCCGCGGCGGCGATGGCCTACTGCTGGTGGGCGTGGATCGACGTGGTGGGCCGGGTGCTGGATCGGTCGCCGCGCTGGCAGGTCGAGGGCCGCGTCCTCGATCGCCTCGTAGAGGTGAACTTCACGGGCAGTGCCAGCGTGCCGCTCTTCAGGCGCGACGCCCTCGAGGCCGCGGGTGGGTACGATCCCGTCCTGCGCGACAACGGCTGCCAGGGCTGCGAGGACTGGGACGTGGCCCTGCGCGTGGCCGCGGCGCATCCCGTCGTGGTCGTGCCCGCGACCCTGGTCGCCTACCGCCGCCGCGACGACAGCATGTCCTCGGCCTGCGACACGATGTGGCGCTCGCGCCTCGCCGTGATGCACAGCCTCGCGGAGCGGACCCCCTCGATCACGCCGGCGGTCCTGCGCCGGTCGAAGGGCCAGTTCGCGCTGTATCTCGCGGGGGTGTCGTACTGGGCGGGCGATACATGGGGCGCCTGCCGCTGGGCGCTCCGATCGGGGCCCCTGCGGCTGCTCGCCGCCGTGACGCCGCACGTCGCGCGACTGCTGGTCCGGCGCCCACGCGCCGCCACCGACGCGCTCATGCGGGTGCCAGAGGACATCCGTCTCGCGCACCTCGACCTGCCCGAACCGCTCATCCCGTACGACCGCATCTACGCGCGCTACTGGCAGGGGCGCGACCCGCGATGACGCTCGCCGGTTCCGCCCTCCGGATCCGTACGCTGCCGGGCCTCGCCGCCATCGCCGAGTCGAAGGCGGGCCAGACGCTGGGCGTGGTGCTGGCCACCCTGCTCGTCGGGCTGTGGCACGCGGCCAACGACGGCCTGTGGTTCCAGGGGGACTCGCCCCGCCACGCGGCCACCGGCCAGTTCTACTGGGATCTGCTGACGGCGATGCCCCGTCACCCCCTGGACTACGCCTTGAGCTACTTCGCCCGGTACCCCGTCATCGTGCTGGGCGCGTATCCGCCGCTCTTCCACCTCGCCGAGGCCGCCGTGTTCGGGGTCACGGGCCCCTCGGCCTACGCCGCCAAGGGCCTGGTGCTCATGTCGGCGGCGGCGATGGGCGTCTACGCGATGCTCTGGGGGCGACGGTGGATCGGGCCGCTGGCCGGGTGGGCCGGCGCCTGCACGGTGCTGCTGCCGTGGATGGTCCAGTTCTCGAACGCCGTGCTCCTGAACGTCCCGGCGGCCGCCCTCGGCTTCGGGGCGTTGTATCACTGCCAGGCCTGGATCGACACCGGCGCCCGGCGCGACCGCGCGTGGTTCGCGGTGTTCACGGGCGCGGCCGTCCTCACCTACGTGCCCGGTGCGATCGTCGTGCCGATGGCCATGACCTGGATGCTGCTCTCGCTGCGCCACCTCGACGCGCGCGTGCTCTGGGTGCCGGCTGCCGGCCTCGTGACGGCGGTCGCGGTCGCGGCCGTGGTCCTGCCGGAGCAGTTCGCGCGTCAGGGGCCGTCGCTGGCCCGGCTCACCGATCCCATCAACTGGCGCTACTACGCCGAACTGGCCCCGCGGGGCCTGTCGTGGACCTGGATCGCGCTCGGTGCGGCAGGCGTCGTCGCGGGCGTGTCCACCGTGGCGCTACGGCGCGTCACGCTGCGCCTGATGCTGGCGACGCTCGCCGCCGCGCTCTGCCTGGCGGTCCTGCCGGCGCGCGACGTGCGCTACGCCGTCGTCTGCGGTCCGCTGCTGGTCCTGGCCGGATTCGTCGCGGTGGCCTGGGCGGCGGACCGCGCGGGCTCGTGGCGCCCCGCGGCCGCGGCCGCGGCCGTGGCCGTGCTGCTCGGCGGGTCCGTGTCCACCGCGCTGGCGACGCCGCTCAAGCGCGTGTCGGGCATCGACGCCGTCGCCGATTACCTGCGGAAAAATGGTCCGACCGACAGCGTCCTCTACAGCGGCGTGTACGATGGCGTCTTCAGTTTCTACGTGCGCGCGATGGACCCCGGATTCGAGCGCCGCGTCGTGCTCTCCAGCCGATTCCTCGGCGAGATGCGGCAGGAGGCGGACTTCACCTGGCGCGAGACGCTGCGGGTGCAGACGCCGGCCGACGTCGTCGCGCTCGTGCAGCGGGCGTCGGGCTGCCGCTGGGTGGCCGTCGAGGTCGGCGGCGACTGGCTGACGGCGTCCGACCGGCTCCTGATCGACGCACTCGGCCGCCCGGAGTTCGAACACGTCCGGTCGTTCGACGTGGAAGCCAGCCCCGTGCGACGCATCGATCTCTACCGGTTCCTGCCGGAGTTGCAGCCCGCGCCGCCCGTCGACCTCACGTTCCCGTCGTTCACCACCCGGGTCTTGCCCGGCGTCGCGCCCATTCCGGCGCGACGATGACCCTGCCCCCCCCAGCCCATGGCCCAAGACCCCCTCCATTCCCCGGCGCCCCGTGCGGGTCCACCCCTGCGCATCGCGCTCCTGTCGTTCGAGTACCCGCCCGAGACCGGCTTCGGCGGCATCGGCTCCTACACGTGGCATCACGCGCGCGGCCTGGCGGCGCTCGGCCACGAGGTACACGTGCTGGCGGGCGCCCGCGAGCCGACGCCGCTTCGCTCCGAGCAGGACGGCGGTGTGCACGTGCACCGCTACTGGGCCAGCGGGCCGATGATGGGCCTGTTCAACGGCCTCGGGAAGTTCCGGCTGTGGTGGACGCGCCAGCGGCTGCAGAACGCGTGGAGCATGTACCAGGGCCTTCGAACGTTGCACCACCGACACGCCTTCGACGTGGTGGAGATGCCCGAGTGCGGCGCCGAAGGAGCGCTGGTCACGCGTCTGCTCGACATTCCGAGCGTGGTGCGCCTCCACTCGCCGTCCCGGCTCATCATGGGGTCGTACGACGTGCGGCGTCTCGACATCGAAGCCTGCTCGGCCCTCGAACAGCCGGCGCTCCGCCACGCCACCGCGCTCACGTCGTGTTCGCGGTTCCTGGCCGACGAGGTGACCGACAAGCTCGGCGTCCTGCGCCAGATCGCCGTCATCACCAACGGGCTCGACGTGGGGTGGTTCGACCAGTCGTCGGCGCCGGTGGCGGTCTTCGAGAAGTACCAGGTGCCGCGGCGGCCCCTGACGATCGTCTTCACCGGGCGCATGGAGCGGCGGAAGGGCATCCACCTGCTGCCCGAGATCGCCGGGCACATCCTGGAGCGCCACGACGTCTCGTTCGTGCTCGCCGGCGCCGACCTGTTCGGCTACGTCCAGCAGACCCTCCTGCCCGCGCTCGCGTCGCGGCCCCTGAAGGGCTCGATCCACTGGCTCGGACCGCTGCCGCTCGGCGACCTGCGTCCGCTCGTGGCCGCGGCCGACATCTTCCTGCTGCCCAGCCTGTGGGAGAACTGCCCGTACTCGTGCCTCGAAGCGATGGCGGCGGGCCGCGCCATCGTGTGCGCGAACCAGGGCGGCATGCCGGAGCTCATCCGGCACGAGGAGAACGGCCTGCTGGCCGTGACCGAGGACGCCGCGTCGTTCACGGCGCAGGTCGAGCGCCTCGTCGGCGACGCGGAACTGCGCCGTCGCCTCGGCCGGGCGGCCCGGGCCACGCTGGAGTCCAGGCACGATCACGTGGGGATCGCGCGCCAGACCGTCGAGGTCTACCGGCGGGTCATGCGCGAGCGGCCGCGCGGGTCGCGATGAGGCCTCAGGCCCTCGCGGCGGCGCCGCCGTCGAGGTAGGGCCGGATGCGCTCGTGCAGGCGCCGTTCCGTGACGTGGATGTCGAACTCCGTCACGGCGCGTTCGCGTGCGCCGTCGGCCAGGCGGACGTAGGCGTCACGGTCGGTCAGCAGCCGGTAGATCGCGTCGGCCAGCGCCGCCGGATCGCGCTGGGGCACGATCACGCCCTCGAGGCCGTCGCGGGCCGCCTCGGAAATCGACCCGGCGTCGGTGGCCACGATCGGCAGGCCCGTGGACATCGCCTCGAGCACGGCCGTCGGAATGCCATCCTTGTCGCCGCTTCCGACTTCCACGTACGGCGCGACGAACAGGCGCGAGCCGGCCGCGATCGGCGCGAACTCGTGCTGCTGCTTCACGCCGTGGAGGACGACCGACTCCTGCAGGCCGAGCGCCGCGATGCGGTCCACGAGCTCGCGATGGCAGGCGGCGCTGGTCGGCGTGTTCGTGTCCACGCCGCCGACGACGTTCACGGTCACCGGCAGGCCGCGCGTCCGCAGCAGGTCCACCGCGTCCACGAGGTGGATGAGGCCCTTCTTCGGCTCGATGCGGTTGACGGCCACGAGCTGCGGCGGACCCGGCAGCGCGAGCCGGTCCGCCGCGGGGACATGGCGGAAGCGCGTCACGTCGATGCCGTTCGGTTTCACGATGATCTTGTCGTCGAACCGGCCGCCGCCGATCTCGCCGAGCTCCCGCTTGATCCGGGCGCTCGTGGCCACCACGATGTCCGCCGTCTCCAGGTGGAGGGGCACGAGCTTGAACACGTAGTCGCCCATCATGTGATCGGCGTAGGCCGTGATGCCGCGCGGGATCTGCAGGAGCCAGGCGGCCATCAGCGCGATGAACGACTGGTCGTAGAAGAAGTAGGTGTGCAGGTAGCGGGTGCCGGCCAGTTCGACGTGCCGCGCGAAGGTGAAGCCCGTGAGGACGATCGACTCCTGCAGCAGCGCCTCCGGCGTCCGGCCCGTGGCGTCGGCCAGCCTGGCCAGCAGCGCGTCGACGCGATCCGGGCGCGTGCGTCGGAAGTGGGCGAGGTCCTCCTGGCCGCGCGCCCAGTCGGTCTGCATCACGAGCCGCTGGTCCCAGAGGCCCGCGAAGGCCGCCGGCAGCTCCGACCTGGGATTCGTGTCGCAGCAGAACACGTGGCAATCGAGGCCCGTCCAGGCCAGCGCCGTCATCTCCTGGTAGACGAACGTCTGCGAGTGGATGGGGAAGCTCCAGCAGGCGGCCACGACGGCGCCCGGCCGGGCAAGGCCGACGCGGCGGGCGAGGCCCCTCAGCCGTAGCCGCGTGCGATTCCTCCAGTCGCGCCACTCGTGGAGCGCGCGGACGGTCGGGGCGCCAATCCGCCCGAGGTGCAGCCGGTTCCACAGCCGATCGCCGAGCAGCCACTCCGGCGCGCTCTTGAGACGGGCGATGGCCTCTGCCTGCGCGGCGGCTGCGGCCGCGGCCGCGGCCACCGTCGCCGCGTGGGCGTCCGCAGCGGTCCGCGCGGTTTCGGCTCTCGCGTCGTCGAGGGCGTCCTGCAGGTGCCGGGCCCGCTCGGCGGCCTCCTGCCGCTCCGAGTCGAGCGCGGCCTGGAGGCGCTGAGCCTGTTCGGCCGACTGCCGCCGTTCGGCCTCGAGAGCGGCTGCGTGCTCGCGGTCGGCCGCGGCGCGTTCACGCGCCGCGCGCTGCGCCGCTCCCTCGGCTCGCCAGGCGACGGCGGCCTCTTCCCGCGCGACTTCGGCCGCGGCGTGCCAGGCGAGCGCCCGGATCCTCTCGTCGTCAGGGCGTGTGCCGTGCGCGTTCGCCGGCGGCGAGAGGAGGGCCCGCACGGCCGCGAAGACCGTGCTGGATTCCGCGCACGCGGCCTCGAGACCCTGACCGGACAGCACTTCGACGGCCGTCATCGCGAGGCCATGCGCCTCGGAGTGGCGGGCGGCGCGGCCGAGGTGGCCCAGGAATGCCGCGGTGGCGGCGTCGCCGGCGCCTGGAGCGGGCCGCATGGCCTCGAGGGCCGCGGCGAGCACGCGGTTGGCCTCGAGCCGATAGACCACCGCACGGTCCGCGTCGAACCACACGGTGTTCGAGGGATGCAGCCGGTAGCCGAGCATCGGCGCCGGGTCGTACTCGAGTCCGCCGGCGGCCGCCGCCAGGAGGAACACCTGCCAGTCCAGGCAGAACTGCAGGCCCCGCAGGGCCGGGGCGCACGCCCGCAGGAAGGCCGTCCGCGCCACGATGTTGCTGCTGGTCACCAGGAAGTTACGTTCGAGCAGCTCGGCGACGAGATCGGCGGCCGGTGGCACGCGGCTGGTGTCGGCGTACCAGCGAACCCAGTCGGCGAGGCGGCGCCCATCGAACAGCGGGCGGAGCGTGTCCGTCGAGAGGGCGCGGTCGTCCACGTCGATGGGGATCACGCCCGTCGCCACGACGTGCGCCGTCGGCGAGGCCTCGAGTCGCGCGCGGCAGCGCTCGAGACGGTCCTCGGTGAAGACGTCGTCGGAGTTGAGGAGCGCCACGTACGGCGTGTCGATCCGCTCGAGGGCCGACAGGACGCTGTCGCCGAGCCCGAGGTTCGTCTGGTTCACGGTGACCGTGATCCGCGGGTCGGCAACGCTGGCGGCGCGGCCGGCCGTGTCGTCGGGCGACCGGTCGTCGACCACCACGATCCGGAAGGCCGGGTAGGTCTGCGCGAGGACGCTCTCGAGCGTGGCTTCGATGAAGGCCTCGTGGCGATACGCGGGCACCAGCACCGTGATGTCGGCCGCCCCGCCGCCGGGAGCGGGACGGCGCGGACCGCGCGCGCGCCAGGCGGTCGATCGGGGCGGGCGCGCGAGGGCGAGTGTGTCTGCGAGGGTGGCCAGCGACGACAGGCCGCTGGCCGCGATGGCCGCCGCCTCTGCCGACAGCAGCGCCGGCGCTGCCTCGGCATCCGCATAGACCGCGGCGAGACACGATCGGAACTCGGGGATGTCGTCGTCCACGACGAACTTCTGAACGAGCAGGCGAAGCCAGGCGCGCTGCCGGACCGCCTCCGCGGCCTGCGGGGAAGCGATGAGCTCCCGTGTCCAGGCGAGCAGTGACGGAGAGTGCCCGAGCGCCAGGAAGCTGCGGAGGAACGTCAGTGCCCTGGCCGGCTCCGCGAGCAGCGGCGAGTCGAGATCCGGAAAGGCCAGCGTGGCGGTCGTGGTGGGCACGTCCTGCTCGGCGCCAGCCAGGATCGCGTCGGCGCGGTCCCGCACGATCGTCCGGCTGGCGGCGACGAGCGCATCGAGGGTGTGTGCGACGGCTGGGGGCGGTTCGACCGTCGTCAGCGTCTCCCGCCACGCGCCGAGCGTCTGGTGCACCGCGCGCAGTTCGTCGAACCGCACCGCCGCCAGCGGACCGGCGCCGTCGTCGCGGGAATGGCCCAGGGCCAGATCGGCGGCCGGCTCCCGCGCCGCCGCGAGCCTCACCACGTCGAACCAGTTCGCGGCTGTGACGAGGAGCGCGTGCGTGACCGACACCGGACGCGATTTTACGCTCTCGAACGTCGCGCCCCGATGCGGAAGTCGGACCCGCGGGCGGCCTCAGGGCAGCGGTGCGCCTGGGCGTGAACGGCACGGGGCTGGCCCGGTGTGTCGGCCCGAAGGGGAAACGACATCGGGCGCGGAAGGCGGGCCCGGACGAAACCGGTGCCGGGCCAGGAAGTCGCATTCCTGCAACGAGTACATTCGTAGTCCTTTCCTGGCCCGAAAAAAGACCATGCCGGGCCAGACAATTGCCGCGGGTCTTTGCTCCGAAATTACTTGGAATCAACGAGATACCGCGATACGCTAGCGCCCGCACAATGAGGTTCTTCGCCTTTCGTCGCTATCACACGCGACAGCGAAACGACATGGACCACACCTGTCGGCAGAACCAACCCATCCGCTGGATCGCCCGCACGTTCGGCGCTCTGTTCCTGGTGTGCGCGCTTCAGGCTCCTGCGATCGCTCAAGGGATCGTCGTGTCGTGGGCGAACGAGCGGCTGTCCGTGACGGCGACAAACGCGCCGCTGGCCGACGTGCTGCGTGAGGTCGCCCTGCGGACGGGGTCGAAGATCGTGGGCCTGGAGCAGGCCACCGAGCGCGTGACGATCGACGTGCGCGATGCCACGCTGTCCCGCGTGCTGCACGAGCTTCTGTCGGACGTGGACGTGAACTACGTGTACCGCGCGCGGCCCGCGACCCGCACCGGTGTGGCGATGTGGCTGGCCGGCGCCACGGCTCCGCGGGCGTCGGCGTGCCCCGCCGGCGGTTGCAGCGGTTCGGGCGTCATCGCGGTGGACGGTGCGGCCGCGCCGTTGACCACGTCGTGGACCACGGACCCCGGTCCCGTCGACAACGTCGCGCGCCTGACCGCGGAAGGCGCCTTCGGTGCCGGCGCCACGCAGGCATCGCTCATCGGGCTCACGAAGGACCCGGACTTCAACGTGCGGATCATGGCGATCCAGACGCTGGCGCTCCAGATGACCCCCGAGGGCGTCGCCGCGATCCGCGACGCACTGAACGACGAGCATCCGTTCGTGCGGGGCGAGGCCCTCGGGCTGCTGGCCGACGCCGGGTCGGGCCCCGCGGCCACGGCCCTGGTCGGCGAACTGATCGAGCACCCGAACCCCGAGGTGCGCGAGACGGCCGCCATCGTCCTGGGCGAGCGGGAAGGGGAGGAGGCGCGCTTCCTGCTGGAGCGCGCGCTGGGTGACGAGGACGGCGCGGTGCGAGGCCTCGCGGCGCAGTCCCTGAAGCAGAAGCAGCTGAGCGAGAGGCCAAAACGGTAGGTGGTTTTTCGGAGGTGTGGAATGAGACAGACGAGGCAGTCACGACCCTGGCGCATCGCTGCCGTCCTCGGCGGCGTGGCGTTCGCGGGGTATCTGATCTTCGGTTCGTTCGGCCAGTCACAGAGCACGGTGAACCTCGGCACGGCCAAGATCACCGCACAGCCGACGGGCCAGATCCAGGCCATGACCGGCGTCGCGCAGCCCGGCCCGGGCGGCGGTGAGACGACCCATGCCGCTGGCACGCCGAAGGCCATGTCGGCGGCCAAGCAGGCCGCCCGCCAGGCACACGAGGAGGCTCGCGAGCGCGCCTTCATGGCCCGAGCGGCGGCGCTTCCGGCGTCCGACCCGCGCGTCCCCGCCACGCCGGCGCCGCGCCTGTCCGCCCTGAACCCCAAGATGGCCGGTAACCTCATCGGTGCGGCCGCGGCGCCTCCCGGCGCCAACGGCTCGATGAACGTGTTCCGCGTCACCGAGATCGATCCGCCGGCCGGCTTCGCGTCGAGCGTCGGCGAGCCCGCGGCCGCCCAGAACGGCAAGCACGTGTTCGAGACCTGGAACTGGTTCGCGGCCCGCTCGGCCAACGGCGGCGCCACGTTCACCCTGGTCGATCCCGAAACCTACTCCCCGGCGATGCCGGACTTCTGCTGCGACCAGGACGTGATCTACGACAAGGGCGGCGACACGTTCATCTGGGAGCGCATGGGCATCGGCGACGTGGGCACGGCCACCAACCACTTCAACCGCGTGCTGCTGAACATCAGCCCGGACGCGTTCATCACCAACTCCTGCTCCTACACCGTCACGCCTGGGTTCTGGGGCCTGACCAACGCGTTCCTGGACTACCCGCGCGTGTCGGTGAGCGACAAGTGGTTCTACATGAGCTTCAACGTCTTCTCGTTCAACGGCACGAGCATCGGCGGCTACCTGACGCACGCCCTCGTCCGCCTGGACCTGGATTCGATGGGCAACTGCGCGGGCGCGACCTTCAACACCTGGCAGTTCCCGGACGGCTGGAGCCCGGCCATGGTGGAGAACGCGAAGGAGATCATGTACATCGGCGACCAGATCGTCACCAGCACGGGCCTCAACAACGTGTTCCGCGTGTCCTGGATCTTCGACGACTCCACCACTCTGAACTTCGTCGACCGGACGATTGCGTCCTACCAGTTCACGAGCGGCAACGCGGTGTGCCCGGTGCCCGGCGGCGCGAATCCCTGCGCGCGCGCTGACCAGCGCGTCGTTGGCGCCGCGGTCGTCCACAACACGCCGCTGCCTGGTGCGCTCGGCGGTGCCGGCGACAAGGTGGACTTCTTCTGGAACGTGGCGCAGGGCAACGGCTTCGCGGTGCCTTACACGGATTCCGCGACGTTCCAGGGGCAGACCATCGCATACACCACCCGCAAGTTGCTCGCGTACAACCCCGACACGCTGTTCTACACGGCGGTCGGCGCGAACGACCGGCAGCACAGCATGATCACGGCGTTCTGGTTCAACCCGGGCCAGGCGGTGCGCATGATCTTCGGCATCGACGACGACTTCAACGGCAACGCGAACGCCGGCTGGGAAGTGTGGCAGACCGGCGCGACGACCAGCACCGGCAACTGGACGGCGAACAACTCGGGCGACTACCTGCGCGTGCGGCAACACTCGCCGGTGGGCACGGGCTGGATCTTCACCGGCCTGAACCGCAACGCCGCCGCGGCGGAGTACCGCCCGACCTACTCGGTGTGGGGCCGCGGCCGGGACCTGGACGGCTTCAACCGCTTCGACCAGCAGTAGTCGGAGACATTGCCGGCCGCTCATGAGCGACGGCCGGTGCGAT encodes the following:
- a CDS encoding glycosyltransferase family 4 protein, which codes for MGTYVQHAARLLADAGERVHVVAHRWDGAPRRRDVSVDGRLIVHRLALDDAPAPAELSGPHASYAPLVAAALLASPYPTQAFAWQAARLVEQLVVDEPIDVIEAQEWEAPLAYFQLRRAAGLGPSVRPPCVVHVHSPTERIFAANGWDTAVADFAPAAALEAYSIQTADAVLCPSRFIADETIARYGLDPGRVTVVPYPRGDTPLVERSSEVWASPTVCHVGRLEPRKGVVEWAQAIAAVAPAHPAARFDFIGGDTPMAVTGGTTVGDVMRRHLPRAVRRQVRFHGSVDRAGVAALLGHASAAVVPSRWENFPYSCIEAMSTGLPVLASPHGGMRELVVDGESGWIAADATPEALARALARVLAVSGEAKQAMGRSAAATVRRVCDSASVVGQHLAWKSGLSARPIPVVHASRPSRPADDARAPAASDRVAWPVIACSPDGESAALDAARHAVAGGASGVVLTEAGATVDGGALDGVLAWMDREPALGLVSGWTLDDGSPARLVLPPVLARPLVLESGAASPAVLVRAEVVRACPAASRLALFDAAAASGWSSALWPGVLARGTGLGGVRPRRRYSSMALAVQRLHMPVLQWLRECSAEDRRRFVADGLKHPGRSVRWVADRAARVLRAGARQGPAEPPPSSSRRPPQVS
- a CDS encoding glycosyltransferase family A protein → MSAPRVSVVIAAYNAGQFIEATCRSAMRQTFRALEIVVVDDGSTDDTADIVQALSAEDPRVRLLRQPNQGVAAARNLAIAESTGEYVAPLDADDLWDPTKIQRQVEALDAAAPAAAMAYCWWAWIDVVGRVLDRSPRWQVEGRVLDRLVEVNFTGSASVPLFRRDALEAAGGYDPVLRDNGCQGCEDWDVALRVAAAHPVVVVPATLVAYRRRDDSMSSACDTMWRSRLAVMHSLAERTPSITPAVLRRSKGQFALYLAGVSYWAGDTWGACRWALRSGPLRLLAAVTPHVARLLVRRPRAATDALMRVPEDIRLAHLDLPEPLIPYDRIYARYWQGRDPR
- a CDS encoding glycosyltransferase family 4 protein; translation: MAQDPLHSPAPRAGPPLRIALLSFEYPPETGFGGIGSYTWHHARGLAALGHEVHVLAGAREPTPLRSEQDGGVHVHRYWASGPMMGLFNGLGKFRLWWTRQRLQNAWSMYQGLRTLHHRHAFDVVEMPECGAEGALVTRLLDIPSVVRLHSPSRLIMGSYDVRRLDIEACSALEQPALRHATALTSCSRFLADEVTDKLGVLRQIAVITNGLDVGWFDQSSAPVAVFEKYQVPRRPLTIVFTGRMERRKGIHLLPEIAGHILERHDVSFVLAGADLFGYVQQTLLPALASRPLKGSIHWLGPLPLGDLRPLVAAADIFLLPSLWENCPYSCLEAMAAGRAIVCANQGGMPELIRHEENGLLAVTEDAASFTAQVERLVGDAELRRRLGRAARATLESRHDHVGIARQTVEVYRRVMRERPRGSR
- a CDS encoding glycosyltransferase, with amino-acid sequence MSVTHALLVTAANWFDVVRLAAAREPAADLALGHSRDDGAGPLAAVRFDELRAVHQTLGAWRETLTTVEPPPAVAHTLDALVAASRTIVRDRADAILAGAEQDVPTTTATLAFPDLDSPLLAEPARALTFLRSFLALGHSPSLLAWTRELIASPQAAEAVRQRAWLRLLVQKFVVDDDIPEFRSCLAAVYADAEAAPALLSAEAAAIAASGLSSLATLADTLALARPPRSTAWRARGPRRPAPGGGAADITVLVPAYRHEAFIEATLESVLAQTYPAFRIVVVDDRSPDDTAGRAASVADPRITVTVNQTNLGLGDSVLSALERIDTPYVALLNSDDVFTEDRLERCRARLEASPTAHVVATGVIPIDVDDRALSTDTLRPLFDGRRLADWVRWYADTSRVPPAADLVAELLERNFLVTSSNIVARTAFLRACAPALRGLQFCLDWQVFLLAAAAGGLEYDPAPMLGYRLHPSNTVWFDADRAVVYRLEANRVLAAALEAMRPAPGAGDAATAAFLGHLGRAARHSEAHGLAMTAVEVLSGQGLEAACAESSTVFAAVRALLSPPANAHGTRPDDERIRALAWHAAAEVAREEAAVAWRAEGAAQRAARERAAADREHAAALEAERRQSAEQAQRLQAALDSERQEAAERARHLQDALDDARAETARTAADAHAATVAAAAAAAAAQAEAIARLKSAPEWLLGDRLWNRLHLGRIGAPTVRALHEWRDWRNRTRLRLRGLARRVGLARPGAVVAACWSFPIHSQTFVYQEMTALAWTGLDCHVFCCDTNPRSELPAAFAGLWDQRLVMQTDWARGQEDLAHFRRTRPDRVDALLARLADATGRTPEALLQESIVLTGFTFARHVELAGTRYLHTYFFYDQSFIALMAAWLLQIPRGITAYADHMMGDYVFKLVPLHLETADIVVATSARIKRELGEIGGGRFDDKIIVKPNGIDVTRFRHVPAADRLALPGPPQLVAVNRIEPKKGLIHLVDAVDLLRTRGLPVTVNVVGGVDTNTPTSAACHRELVDRIAALGLQESVVLHGVKQQHEFAPIAAGSRLFVAPYVEVGSGDKDGIPTAVLEAMSTGLPIVATDAGSISEAARDGLEGVIVPQRDPAALADAIYRLLTDRDAYVRLADGARERAVTEFDIHVTERRLHERIRPYLDGGAAARA